In one Staphylococcus lutrae genomic region, the following are encoded:
- a CDS encoding DUF1871 family protein produces the protein MANNDLNIRLYQYLADWNPMQFDDPTMGDAEVYEMMDAVHQLGEPEAVAQAFQKIYQFSFDETLPFEVCLSRATVAVNMQSYCHTSS, from the coding sequence ATGGCAAATAATGATTTGAATATTCGTCTGTATCAATATTTAGCGGATTGGAATCCGATGCAATTTGATGATCCAACGATGGGAGATGCAGAAGTTTACGAGATGATGGATGCGGTACATCAATTAGGTGAACCAGAAGCTGTGGCACAAGCATTTCAAAAGATTTATCAATTTTCTTTTGATGAAACCTTACCGTTTGAGGTATGTCTATCGAGAGCAACGGTAGCGGTGAATATGCAGTCATATTGCCATACGTCATCATAA
- the kapB gene encoding sporulation phosphorelay system protein KapB: MLYRFAHKTGVYVVEVVENQENQCLVKVLQVIKHPKQGDLHHPNEVEGVFFHERKALSLYEKRLTSQSRLSPFDGEIEDYTVTLQRALTALENQLKAMDTPYAHASLDCLEQLKKDYASQYRTNFL, from the coding sequence ATGCTTTATCGTTTTGCACATAAAACAGGGGTTTATGTTGTAGAAGTTGTTGAAAATCAGGAAAACCAGTGTCTAGTTAAAGTTTTACAGGTCATTAAACATCCTAAACAAGGAGATCTTCATCATCCAAACGAAGTAGAAGGTGTCTTTTTTCATGAAAGAAAAGCACTCAGTTTATATGAAAAACGGTTGACATCGCAAAGTCGTCTCAGTCCTTTCGACGGTGAGATAGAAGATTATACAGTCACACTTCAACGTGCACTCACAGCGCTTGAAAATCAGCTAAAAGCAATGGATACGCCATATGCCCACGCATCTTTAGATTGTTTAGAACAATTGAAGAAAGATTACGCAAGTCAATATCGGACAAACTTTTTATAA
- a CDS encoding cold-shock protein, producing MNNGTVKWFNAEKGFGFIERENGDDVFVHFSAIVGDGYKSLEEGQNVDFDIVEGERGAQAANVVKM from the coding sequence ATGAATAACGGTACTGTTAAATGGTTTAACGCAGAAAAAGGTTTTGGATTTATTGAAAGAGAAAATGGCGACGACGTATTCGTACATTTCTCAGCAATCGTTGGAGATGGCTATAAATCTTTAGAAGAAGGTCAAAATGTTGACTTTGATATCGTAGAAGGCGAACGTGGCGCGCAAGCAGCTAACGTTGTAAAAATGTAA
- a CDS encoding peptidylprolyl isomerase: protein MTKYPQLTKEIQENEIKVIMHTNKGDMTLKLFPEIAPKTVKNFVELSKKGYYDGITFHRVINDFMIQGGDPTGTGMGGESIYGGPFEDEFSEHAFNLYGALSMANAGPGTNGSQFFIVQMKEVPAQMIHQLVDGGWPEEIAEAYKEKGGTPWLDQKHTVFGQLIEGEATLEDIASVKVGAQDKPTYDVVIESIEIEE, encoded by the coding sequence ATGACTAAATATCCACAATTAACAAAAGAAATTCAAGAAAATGAAATTAAAGTAATCATGCATACAAATAAAGGGGACATGACATTAAAATTATTCCCTGAAATTGCACCAAAAACAGTTAAAAACTTTGTTGAACTTTCTAAAAAAGGCTACTACGATGGAATTACGTTCCACCGCGTGATCAATGATTTTATGATTCAAGGTGGAGATCCGACTGGTACAGGTATGGGTGGCGAAAGTATTTACGGTGGACCATTTGAAGATGAATTTTCAGAGCATGCTTTCAATTTATATGGCGCATTATCTATGGCAAATGCGGGTCCTGGTACGAATGGCTCACAATTTTTTATCGTTCAAATGAAGGAAGTACCGGCACAAATGATTCATCAATTAGTTGATGGTGGTTGGCCAGAAGAAATCGCTGAAGCTTATAAAGAAAAAGGGGGCACACCTTGGTTAGATCAAAAACATACTGTATTCGGTCAACTCATTGAAGGTGAAGCAACTTTAGAAGATATCGCAAGTGTAAAAGTTGGTGCACAAGATAAACCGACGTACGATGTTGTGATTGAATCAATCGAAATTGAAGAATAA
- the pruA gene encoding L-glutamate gamma-semialdehyde dehydrogenase: MIPYEHEPFTDFTREENRKAYFRALEKVESELGKEYPLIIGGERVFTEEKTRVYNPSNREETIGYVSKATKAHAQQALEAAKEAFKTWRNVDPKVRANILFRAAALTRKRKHEFSALLSKEGGKPWKEADADTAEAIDFMEYYGRQMLELKDGKRVNSRPGEYNQFDYLPVGVSVVISPWNFAYAIMAGTTAAPVVTGNTVLLKPSSNTPIISYKFMEVLEEAGLPKGVVNWIPGSSSEIGDFLIENKDVGLISFTGSKKVGQEIIQKAAVIQEGQNHIKRVIAEMGGKDAIIVDNEADLQVATDAIVYSAFGFSGQKCSACSRVIAHQDIYDELLERVKAETEKIKVGNAAEPDTYVGPVIDQKSLDKIKNYIEIGKKEGRLITGGRTDESVGNFVYPTIFADLDPHSRIMQEEIFGPVVGFTKVKDFDEAIDVANDTEYGLTGGVISNNRLKLEQARRDFMVGNLYFNRGCTGAVVGYQPFGGFKMSGTDSKAGGPDYLVLHMQGRSVSEHL; the protein is encoded by the coding sequence ATGATTCCATATGAGCATGAACCATTTACAGATTTTACACGAGAGGAGAACCGAAAAGCTTATTTTCGTGCATTAGAAAAAGTAGAAAGTGAGCTTGGAAAAGAATATCCGCTTATTATTGGAGGAGAACGCGTTTTTACTGAGGAGAAAACACGCGTGTATAATCCTTCAAATCGTGAAGAAACAATTGGTTACGTCTCAAAAGCGACTAAAGCACATGCGCAACAGGCATTAGAAGCAGCGAAAGAAGCGTTTAAAACATGGAGAAATGTAGATCCGAAAGTGCGTGCGAACATTTTGTTTAGAGCAGCTGCTTTAACGCGTAAACGTAAGCATGAATTTTCAGCATTGCTTTCAAAAGAAGGGGGCAAGCCTTGGAAAGAGGCAGATGCAGATACAGCTGAAGCGATTGACTTTATGGAATATTACGGTCGCCAAATGCTCGAACTGAAAGACGGTAAACGTGTCAACAGTCGTCCTGGTGAGTACAATCAATTCGATTATTTACCGGTCGGTGTGAGTGTTGTGATTTCTCCATGGAACTTCGCGTATGCCATCATGGCGGGGACAACAGCAGCACCCGTAGTAACAGGGAACACAGTATTGTTGAAACCTTCTTCTAATACACCGATTATTTCATATAAATTTATGGAGGTGTTAGAAGAAGCGGGCTTGCCTAAAGGTGTTGTGAACTGGATTCCGGGTTCTTCAAGTGAGATTGGTGACTTTTTAATTGAAAACAAAGATGTCGGTTTGATTTCATTTACTGGTTCTAAAAAAGTGGGTCAAGAGATTATCCAAAAAGCAGCGGTCATCCAAGAGGGTCAAAATCATATCAAACGTGTGATTGCTGAAATGGGTGGTAAAGATGCCATCATCGTTGATAACGAGGCAGATTTACAAGTGGCAACTGATGCTATTGTCTACTCCGCTTTTGGTTTTTCTGGACAAAAATGTTCGGCATGTTCACGTGTCATTGCACACCAAGACATATACGATGAATTGTTAGAACGTGTAAAAGCAGAAACGGAAAAAATCAAAGTGGGTAACGCAGCGGAACCTGATACGTATGTTGGACCAGTTATTGATCAAAAATCATTAGATAAAATTAAAAACTATATTGAAATCGGTAAAAAAGAAGGCCGCCTGATTACAGGAGGTCGGACGGATGAATCGGTAGGTAACTTTGTGTATCCAACGATTTTTGCAGATTTAGATCCTCATTCACGAATCATGCAAGAAGAAATTTTTGGACCTGTCGTTGGTTTTACAAAAGTTAAAGATTTTGATGAAGCCATTGACGTCGCAAATGACACTGAATATGGTTTAACGGGTGGCGTAATTTCGAATAACCGTTTAAAATTAGAACAAGCACGTCGTGACTTCATGGTCGGTAATTTATACTTTAATCGAGGCTGTACAGGTGCGGTGGTAGGTTACCAACCATTCGGCGGGTTCAAAATGTCAGGCACAGATTCAAAAGCAGGTGGACCAGACTACTTAGTGTTACACATGCAAGGTCGTTCAGTATCAGAACATCTATAA
- the ygs gene encoding S1 domain-containing post-transcriptional regulator Ygs: MLKKQYRVGQHVKVRVTGIQPYGAFVETPDSTEGLIHISEIMDDYVHNLKKILSPGQTVKAKIISIDQNGKLNLSLKDNDYFKNYERKKGKYSVLDEIQETEKFGFRTLEERLPYWVKQSKKKMKYESK; this comes from the coding sequence ATGTTGAAAAAACAGTATCGTGTTGGCCAACATGTCAAAGTGCGCGTGACTGGTATTCAACCCTACGGCGCTTTCGTCGAGACCCCTGACAGTACTGAAGGACTCATTCATATTTCCGAAATCATGGATGATTATGTGCACAATTTAAAGAAGATTTTATCGCCGGGTCAAACCGTGAAAGCCAAAATCATCTCGATTGATCAAAACGGAAAATTAAATTTATCCCTCAAAGATAATGATTATTTTAAAAATTATGAGCGTAAAAAAGGTAAATATTCAGTATTGGATGAAATTCAGGAAACTGAGAAATTTGGGTTTCGAACATTAGAGGAACGTTTGCCATATTGGGTGAAACAGTCCAAAAAGAAAATGAAATATGAGTCTAAATAA